The following are from one region of the Amycolatopsis sp. QT-25 genome:
- a CDS encoding helix-turn-helix domain-containing protein, whose product MRVVDGLHRLKAARVRGDTKIRARFVDGAESDAFVLAVEANIRHGLPLSLADRKRAAVQIIGTHPQWSDRRVASATGISAGTVADLRRRGGEGGGETRVGRDGRIRPVDGSERRKLAAELIRNDPGLSLRQVAKKVGISPETVRDVRARLERGESPTPDGTRKLRAKPHPLRWPEPDFESTVDRERLAVLERLKADPALRLSEVGRLLLRMLSLHSIDGQEWERILHGVPPHLYGVIAGFAKDHARVWSEFAGRLENQATDLAAR is encoded by the coding sequence ATGCGGGTGGTCGATGGTCTGCACCGGTTGAAGGCGGCGCGCGTCAGAGGCGATACGAAGATCCGGGCGAGGTTCGTCGACGGCGCCGAATCCGACGCCTTCGTCCTCGCCGTGGAAGCGAACATCCGGCATGGTCTGCCGCTTTCCCTCGCGGATCGCAAACGTGCGGCCGTCCAGATCATCGGGACGCATCCGCAGTGGTCCGATCGGCGGGTGGCGTCGGCGACCGGTATCTCCGCCGGCACGGTGGCCGACCTGCGGCGACGCGGAGGCGAAGGCGGAGGGGAGACAAGGGTCGGGCGGGACGGGCGAATCCGTCCTGTCGACGGTTCGGAACGGCGGAAACTCGCGGCCGAGCTCATCCGCAACGATCCGGGTCTTTCCCTTCGGCAGGTCGCCAAGAAGGTCGGTATCTCGCCGGAGACGGTCCGGGATGTGCGAGCCCGGCTGGAGCGTGGTGAAAGCCCGACCCCGGACGGGACCAGGAAGTTGCGGGCCAAGCCGCATCCGTTGCGATGGCCGGAACCCGACTTCGAAAGCACCGTGGACCGGGAACGCCTCGCCGTGCTGGAACGGCTCAAGGCCGATCCGGCGCTCCGGTTGAGCGAGGTGGGCAGGCTCCTCCTGCGGATGCTGTCCCTGCACTCGATCGACGGGCAGGAGTGGGAGAGAATCCTGCACGGCGTCCCGCCGCATCTGTACGGCGTGATCGCCGGCTTCGCGAAGGACCACGCCCGGGTCTGGTCGGAGTTCGCGGGCCGCTTGGAGAACCAGGCGACCGACCTCGCCGCGAGATGA
- a CDS encoding prephenate dehydrogenase has product MTVQKALVVGTGLIGTSVALALREKGVAIHLSDADVHAVRLAEELGAGRQWTGEEVDLAVIAVPPHLVGDRLAELQKQGSARAYTDVASVKAGPIADAERLGCDLTSYVPGHPLAGRERSGPAAARADLFLGRPWALCPRPETDAGAVRRVRELVSLCGAEAVIVGAGDHDAAVALVSHAPHVAASAVAARLAGGDDVALSLAGQGLRDVTRIAAGDPGLWRRILSGNAFPVAEVLDRIAADLAATASALRSGDLDDVTELLRRGVEGHGRIPGKHGGPVRDFAVVQVVLRDRPGELARLFNAAELAEVNIEDVRLEHSTGLPVGVAEVSVRQEDTGRLAEALRFHGWHVPPVPGGCR; this is encoded by the coding sequence GTGACCGTGCAAAAGGCACTCGTCGTCGGCACCGGACTGATCGGCACCTCGGTCGCGCTGGCCCTTCGTGAGAAGGGGGTGGCGATCCACCTGTCCGACGCCGACGTGCATGCCGTCCGGCTCGCGGAAGAGCTGGGCGCCGGCCGGCAATGGACCGGCGAGGAAGTGGACCTGGCGGTGATCGCCGTGCCGCCACACCTGGTGGGGGACCGGCTGGCCGAGCTCCAGAAGCAGGGCTCCGCGCGGGCTTACACCGACGTGGCCAGTGTCAAGGCCGGTCCGATCGCCGACGCGGAGCGGCTCGGCTGCGACTTGACCTCCTATGTTCCAGGGCATCCGCTCGCCGGCCGGGAACGGTCCGGCCCGGCCGCGGCCCGCGCCGATCTGTTCCTCGGCCGTCCTTGGGCGCTTTGTCCCCGTCCGGAAACGGATGCGGGCGCGGTGCGGCGGGTGCGGGAACTGGTGTCGCTGTGCGGTGCGGAGGCCGTCATCGTGGGCGCGGGTGACCACGACGCGGCGGTGGCGCTGGTGTCGCACGCCCCGCACGTGGCGGCGTCGGCGGTCGCGGCGAGGCTGGCCGGCGGTGACGACGTCGCGCTGAGCCTGGCGGGGCAGGGCCTGCGGGACGTGACGCGGATCGCCGCCGGCGATCCCGGGCTGTGGCGGAGAATCCTTTCCGGGAACGCGTTTCCGGTCGCCGAAGTGCTCGACCGGATCGCGGCGGATCTCGCCGCGACGGCCTCGGCGCTGCGGTCGGGCGATCTCGACGACGTGACGGAGCTGCTGCGGCGTGGTGTGGAGGGACACGGCCGGATCCCCGGCAAACACGGCGGGCCGGTCCGCGATTTCGCGGTGGTCCAGGTGGTGCTGCGGGACAGGCCGGGAGAACTGGCCCGGTTGTTCAACGCCGCGGAGCTGGCGGAGGTCAACATCGAGGACGTCCGGTTGGAGCACTCGACGGGGTTGCCGGTCGGGGTCGCCGAGGTTTCCGTTCGCCAGGAAGACACCGGAAGACTCGCCGAGGCTCTCCGGTTCCATGGCTGGCATGTGCCGCCCGTTCCCGGCGGATGCCGCTGA
- a CDS encoding ABC transporter ATP-binding protein produces MDAVLNYGGVRKSDDDPDPWETKVRPGTVRRVLTYFRPHIGMVTLFVLVAALESLVIVATPLLLRELVDVGIVGNDPGTVLLMSCLAAVLAVLGAALALVSAYISGRIGEGVSYDLRVQALDHVRRLPIAFFTRTQTGVLVGRLHTDLIMAQQHFGGLLIAATSALTVIVVLAELIYLSWLVAVVVLVLVPLFLLPWIRVGRAIQRRAGRLMEANDGLGGLLHERFNVQGAMLSKLFGRPDEEIAEYRKRAGRIRKIGVSLSVYGRMAFVMMSLVASLATALVYGIGGELVLAGAFQLGTLVAIATLLSRLFGPITQLSGMQETAQTVVVSFSRIFELLDLKPLIEEREDAVGLEKGVAPDIEFRNVAFRYPTADEVSLASLEHLRADRGRGEIPPDVLRDVSFHVPAGTLTALVGPSGAGKSTITHLVSRLYDPTSGSIRAGGQDLRDLTFDSLRETVGVVSQDAYLFHNTIRENLLYARPTATEDELIEACRGAQIWELIDSLPQGLDTVSGDRGYRMSGGEKQRLAIARLLLKAPTVVVLDEATAHLDSESEAAVQAALKTALRDRTSLVIAHRLSTIREADQILVIDGGGVRERGTHEELLAAGGLYADLYRTQFAKPESNGVKRGGNGAAPAHQVVLEGER; encoded by the coding sequence ATGGACGCAGTGCTGAACTACGGGGGGGTGAGGAAGAGCGATGACGATCCCGATCCCTGGGAGACCAAGGTTCGTCCCGGGACGGTGCGCCGGGTGCTCACCTACTTCCGCCCGCACATCGGCATGGTCACGCTTTTCGTCCTCGTCGCGGCACTGGAGTCGCTCGTCATCGTCGCGACCCCGTTGCTGCTGAGGGAACTGGTCGACGTCGGCATCGTCGGAAACGATCCGGGAACCGTGCTCCTGATGTCCTGCCTGGCCGCCGTGCTCGCGGTGCTGGGCGCGGCGCTGGCACTGGTGTCGGCCTACATTTCCGGCCGGATCGGGGAAGGGGTCAGCTACGACCTCCGGGTGCAGGCGCTCGATCACGTCCGGCGGCTGCCGATCGCGTTCTTCACCCGCACCCAGACCGGGGTACTGGTCGGCCGGTTGCACACGGACCTGATCATGGCACAGCAGCATTTCGGCGGGCTGCTGATCGCGGCGACCAGTGCGCTCACCGTCATCGTGGTGCTGGCCGAACTGATCTATCTGTCGTGGCTCGTCGCCGTCGTCGTACTGGTGCTGGTGCCGCTGTTCCTCCTGCCCTGGATCCGGGTGGGCCGGGCGATCCAGCGGCGCGCCGGGCGGCTGATGGAAGCCAACGACGGCCTCGGTGGGCTTCTCCACGAGCGATTCAACGTCCAGGGCGCGATGCTCTCGAAACTCTTCGGCCGCCCGGACGAGGAGATCGCCGAGTACCGGAAGCGGGCCGGGCGGATCCGCAAGATCGGCGTGAGCCTTTCCGTCTACGGCCGGATGGCCTTCGTGATGATGTCCCTGGTGGCCTCGCTCGCCACGGCGCTCGTCTACGGGATCGGTGGCGAACTCGTACTCGCCGGGGCCTTCCAGCTCGGGACGCTGGTCGCCATCGCGACCCTGCTCTCGCGGCTGTTCGGGCCGATCACCCAGTTGTCGGGGATGCAGGAGACCGCGCAGACCGTCGTGGTGAGTTTTTCCCGGATCTTCGAGCTGCTCGACCTGAAGCCGCTGATCGAGGAACGCGAAGACGCGGTCGGGCTCGAGAAGGGCGTGGCACCGGACATCGAGTTCCGGAACGTGGCGTTCCGGTACCCCACCGCGGACGAGGTCTCGCTGGCGTCGCTGGAGCATCTGCGGGCCGACCGGGGACGCGGGGAGATACCGCCGGACGTCCTGCGCGACGTGAGCTTCCACGTGCCCGCCGGCACCCTCACCGCGCTCGTCGGTCCGTCCGGCGCGGGGAAGAGCACCATCACCCACCTGGTCTCCCGGCTGTACGACCCGACCTCCGGCAGCATTCGCGCCGGTGGACAGGATCTGCGGGATCTCACCTTCGATTCGCTGCGCGAAACGGTCGGTGTGGTCAGCCAGGACGCCTACCTCTTCCACAACACGATCCGGGAGAACCTGCTCTACGCCCGCCCGACGGCCACCGAGGACGAGCTGATCGAGGCCTGCCGGGGAGCCCAGATCTGGGAGCTCATCGACTCCCTTCCCCAGGGGCTGGACACCGTCTCGGGCGATCGCGGCTACCGCATGTCGGGCGGGGAGAAGCAACGACTGGCCATCGCCCGGCTGCTGCTGAAGGCGCCGACGGTCGTCGTACTCGACGAAGCCACCGCACATCTGGACTCCGAGTCGGAGGCCGCCGTGCAAGCGGCGCTCAAGACCGCCCTGCGCGACCGGACCTCACTGGTGATCGCCCACCGGTTGTCCACGATCCGGGAGGCCGACCAGATCCTCGTGATCGACGGCGGCGGGGTCCGGGAGCGCGGAACGCACGAGGAGTTGCTGGCCGCGGGCGGTCTTTACGCGGACCTCTATCGCACACAGTTCGCCAAGCCGGAAAGCAACGGCGTCAAACGCGGCGGCAACGGGGCGGCGCCGGCGCATCAGGTGGTTCTTGAAGGAGAACGATGA